A window of the Penaeus monodon isolate SGIC_2016 chromosome 11, NSTDA_Pmon_1, whole genome shotgun sequence genome harbors these coding sequences:
- the LOC119578769 gene encoding low-density lipoprotein receptor-related protein 2-like has protein sequence MSRETLKVVVAALALGLLNGTLGTSAEQVQDNTISDPKISNSFDKGSVLGEACVINKHCTVAKSVCMQGRCSCSQHYLQVDKTTCLPGVLLGFRCQVDAQCSLRVGHSACIQGFCRCGANYVPYRRNNCLKRAVLGQVCRTHEQCRLGASGSFCSFIVPRVYGHCQCLDHAPRIGNTCGHVRYTLGSPCGTSAQCSAHVPGSVCVIQETEVAKERASPNSISAIPGVFPMPIGVPKAVCACPKGHLEGEDGARCIPVLKDAGVIPASLGQRCESSRQCRESDPYTFCRGGFCHCIVDTPQCSASNTGCHKDTFQCASDGRCLSWYFVCNGIRDCFDGSDEDSCVPHRCPKLAHTCADGTCISRARLCDGKVHCPDGSDEANCRGASCPSSTFQCGDGRCLPAFVFCNAKPTCLDGSDEVEEACIQGSITARFCPFRCGNGRCRSTAILCSGSDGCGDNSDEEKCSVCSCTRPTIA, from the exons ATGTCACGAGAGACGTTGAAAGTCGTGGTGGCGGCGCTGGCTCTGGGTCTGCTAAACGGCACA TTGGGAACTTCGGCAGAACAGGTGCAAGACAACACAATATCCGATCCAAAAATTTCAAATTCTTTCGACAAGGGCTCTGTGCTTGGAGAAGCTTGCGTCATCAACAAACACTGTACTGTTGCAAAGAGTGTGTGCATGCAAGGAAGATGCAGCTGCTCTCAGCATTATCTTCAGGTGGATAAGACCACGTGTTTACCTG gcgTGCTCCTCGGCTTCCGGTGCCAAGTCGACGCCCAGTGCAGCCTGCGGGTCGGCCACTCGGCGTGCATCCAGGGCTTCTGCAGGTGCGGCGCCAACTACGTCCCCTACAGGAGGAACAACTGCCTCAAAC GGGCCGTCCTGGGACAAGTCTGCCGGACCCACGAGCAGTGCCGCCTCGGTGCCTCTGGCAGCTTCTGCAGCTTCATAGTGCCACGAGTCTACGGCCACTGCCAGTGCCTCGATCACGCCCCGCGCATCGGCAACACCTGTGGACACGTGCGATACA CTCTTGGCTCCCCCTGCGGCACGAGCGCCCAGTGCAGCGCCCACGTGCCCGGCTCCGTGTGTGTCATCCAGGAGACCGAGGTGGCCAAGGAGAGGGCCTCCCCCAACAGCATCTCCGCCATACCCGGGGTGTTCCCGATGCCCATAGGCGTGCCCAAGGCCGTGTGCGCGTGTCCCAAGGGGCATCTGGAGGGCGAGGATGGGGCCAGGTGCATCCCCGTGCTCAAAG ACGCCGGCGTCATCCCCGCCTCCCTGGGTCAGCGCTGTGAGTCGTCGCGCCAGTGCAGGGAGTCGGACCCCTACACATTCTGCCGAGGGGGCTTCTGCCACTGCATCGTCGACACGCCCCAGTGCTCCGCCTCCAACACAGGCTGCCACAAGGACACTTTCCAG TGCGCTTCGGACGGTCGCTGCCTCAGCTGGTATTTCGTCTGCAACGGCATCAGGGACTGCTTTGACGGGTCGGACGAGGACTCCTGCGTGCCCCACAGGTGTCCGAAGCTGGCCCACACCTGCGCTGACGGCACCTGTATCTCCAGGGCGCGGCTGTGCGACGGGAAGGTGCACTGTCCGGACGGCTCTGACGAAGCCAACTGCCGCGGGG CGTCGTGTCCTTCGTCAACCTTCCAGTGCGGCGACGGTCGCTGCCTGCCCGCCTTCGTCTTCTGCAACGCGAAGCCGACGTGTCTGGACGGGAGTGACGAGGTTGAGGAGGCGTGCATCCAGGGCTCCATCACCGCCCGCTTCTGCCCCTTCAG GTGTGGCAATGGGCGGTGCAGATCGACCGCCATTCTCTGTTCAGGCTCCGATGGCTGCGGGGACAACAGCGACGAGGAAAAATGTTCGGTTTGCA gTTGCACGAGACCGACGATAGCGTAG